The following are encoded together in the Desulfobacterales bacterium genome:
- the gcvH gene encoding glycine cleavage system protein GcvH has product MKFPAELRYSKEHEWVRPGGATFRIGISDYAQAQLGDIVFIELPKAGATFSAGDEFGTVESVKAASELFMPIDAEVVTVNTQLEDSPEIVNTSPYDDGWMVEVKPKDPSQIDTLFTRDQYLGILNNLD; this is encoded by the coding sequence ATGAAATTCCCGGCAGAGTTGCGCTATTCAAAAGAACATGAATGGGTTCGGCCGGGCGGGGCTACCTTTCGAATCGGTATTAGTGACTATGCGCAAGCACAGTTGGGAGATATCGTTTTCATTGAACTGCCGAAGGCCGGGGCAACCTTTTCCGCCGGAGATGAATTCGGTACCGTCGAATCCGTAAAAGCTGCCTCTGAGCTTTTCATGCCGATCGACGCCGAGGTAGTAACTGTCAACACCCAGCTTGAAGACTCTCCGGAAATAGTCAATACCAGCCCTTATGACGACGGGTGGATGGTTGAGGTAAAACCGAAAGACCCATCCCAAATCGACACGCTTTTCACTCGTGATCAATATCTTGGCATACTTAACAACCTGGATTAA
- the clpA gene encoding ATP-dependent Clp protease ATP-binding subunit ClpA translates to MISKELSATLGFAVREAKRRRHEYVSVEHVLFAILHDNDGIEIVENCGGDSELLKIALEKFFNEKMEVIPEGKEYVLQQTIGFQRVIQRAVNHVRSAEKQEVSISDILASIFLEKDSHASYFLSEQGITRLDVLTYISHNATSPILIEPPDNQSKNAKPDRKKKDDPLALYTMELVARAMVGKLDPLIGREPELERTVQVLCRRRKNNPVFVGDPGVGKTAMAEGLAIKIAEGDVPNLLRDVRIYSLDLGALLAGTKFRGDFEQRLKDVIAALKSRKDAVLFIDEIHTIVGAGATSSGSMDASNILKPALASGDIRCIGSTTYEEFKNHFEKDRAFSRRFEKIEITEPSITESVQILKGLRSAYESYHQIVYSDSALKAAVELSAKHLNDRYLPDKAIDVIDEAGAYIRLTGAGRRKRIHPSDIEKIVSKMARIPARSVSSSDRVKLTTLGDRLKEVVFGQDEAIHALVTAIKRSRAGLGAPGKPVGSFLFTGPTGVGKTEVAKQLAFAMGVEFIRFDMSEYMEKHAVARLIGAPPGYIGFDQGGLLTDGIRKHPYSVLLMDEIEKAHQDMYNILLQVMDHATLTDNNGKKADFRNVIIIMTSNAGAREMSTQSIGFREVTGDPAAKGKKAIEEFFSPEFRNRLDATISFHSLNVDIMKRIVDKFIAEINDQLLNRKITLTLSDSARSWLAEKGHDAVFGARPLARLMQTEIKDKIADEILFGKIDKGGEITVDWMDGSLLFSYHGATTGVTETIQ, encoded by the coding sequence ATGATCAGTAAGGAACTTAGCGCGACACTTGGATTCGCGGTAAGAGAAGCAAAGCGAAGGCGCCATGAATACGTGTCGGTCGAACATGTCCTGTTTGCCATTCTTCATGATAATGACGGCATCGAAATCGTTGAAAATTGCGGGGGGGACTCCGAGCTTCTCAAAATTGCGCTCGAAAAGTTTTTTAATGAAAAAATGGAAGTTATTCCGGAAGGTAAAGAATATGTGTTGCAGCAAACCATCGGTTTTCAGCGGGTCATTCAACGGGCGGTCAATCATGTCCGGTCCGCTGAAAAGCAGGAAGTGAGCATCAGCGATATTCTGGCCTCCATCTTTCTTGAAAAAGATTCGCACGCATCCTATTTTTTGTCGGAACAGGGAATTACCCGGCTGGATGTCCTGACCTATATTTCCCATAATGCAACGAGCCCCATTTTGATAGAACCACCGGATAATCAATCCAAAAATGCAAAGCCGGACCGGAAAAAGAAGGATGACCCCCTGGCGCTCTACACCATGGAGCTGGTGGCGCGGGCAATGGTCGGCAAGCTTGATCCGCTGATCGGCCGTGAGCCTGAACTCGAGCGCACGGTTCAGGTGCTGTGCCGCCGGCGCAAGAACAACCCGGTGTTTGTGGGAGATCCGGGCGTCGGTAAAACGGCCATGGCGGAAGGGTTGGCCATTAAGATTGCCGAAGGGGATGTGCCGAATCTGTTAAGGGATGTGCGAATATATTCCCTGGATTTGGGCGCACTGCTTGCGGGAACCAAGTTTCGCGGTGATTTTGAGCAACGGCTGAAGGATGTGATTGCTGCGCTGAAAAGCCGAAAAGATGCGGTGCTCTTTATCGATGAGATTCACACCATTGTCGGGGCCGGCGCAACCAGTTCCGGGTCGATGGATGCCTCCAATATTCTTAAGCCGGCCCTGGCGTCCGGGGATATTCGGTGCATCGGATCCACCACTTATGAAGAATTTAAAAATCATTTTGAAAAAGACCGGGCGTTTTCAAGGCGTTTTGAGAAAATTGAGATCACCGAACCGAGCATTACCGAGTCCGTTCAGATTTTAAAGGGGTTGCGAAGTGCTTATGAATCCTATCATCAAATCGTTTATTCGGATTCGGCCTTAAAGGCGGCGGTCGAGCTTTCCGCCAAGCATTTGAATGATCGCTATCTGCCCGATAAGGCGATTGATGTAATTGATGAAGCAGGGGCTTATATTCGGCTGACCGGCGCCGGCCGCCGAAAACGAATTCATCCGAGCGACATTGAGAAAATCGTGTCGAAAATGGCCAGAATTCCGGCCCGGAGTGTGTCCAGTTCGGATCGTGTGAAGCTGACGACGCTGGGGGATCGGCTAAAGGAAGTGGTTTTCGGCCAGGATGAAGCCATTCACGCGCTGGTTACGGCCATTAAACGATCCCGGGCCGGCCTGGGGGCGCCCGGAAAACCGGTCGGCTCCTTTCTCTTTACGGGTCCCACGGGCGTCGGCAAGACCGAGGTGGCCAAACAGTTGGCCTTTGCCATGGGTGTTGAATTCATACGATTCGACATGAGCGAATACATGGAAAAACATGCGGTGGCCAGACTGATCGGTGCGCCTCCCGGATATATCGGATTTGACCAGGGAGGGCTCTTGACCGACGGCATTCGAAAACATCCTTACAGTGTATTGCTCATGGATGAAATCGAAAAAGCCCATCAGGATATGTATAATATTTTGCTTCAGGTGATGGATCATGCCACCCTGACCGACAATAACGGCAAGAAAGCAGACTTCAGGAACGTCATTATTATTATGACGTCCAATGCAGGCGCCCGGGAAATGAGCACCCAGAGTATCGGGTTTCGGGAAGTGACCGGTGATCCGGCCGCCAAGGGGAAAAAAGCGATCGAGGAGTTTTTCAGCCCCGAGTTCAGAAACCGTCTGGATGCCACCATCTCCTTTCATTCACTGAATGTGGATATCATGAAGCGGATCGTGGACAAGTTTATTGCCGAAATCAACGATCAACTGTTGAACCGAAAGATTACGCTGACGCTTTCCGATAGTGCGCGCTCCTGGTTGGCGGAAAAGGGTCATGATGCCGTCTTCGGTGCGCGCCCCTTAGCACGACTGATGCAGACGGAGATTAAGGATAAAATTGCGGACGAGATTCTTTTCGGAAAAATCGATAAGGGTGGAGAGATAACGGTGGACTGGATGGATGGATCACTTTTGTTTTCCTATCATGGTGCGACTACCGGCGTGACTGAAACAATTCAATAA
- the lipB gene encoding lipoyl(octanoyl) transferase LipB yields MICLFADLSVIPYETARQLQIQLVAARHDGRLNRDVVLFLEHPPVLTMGRRGGCKNLTVSESFLDGLGVKLLHVERGGDITYHGPNQLIAYAIIKIQNTGMGIVDFVESLEEVMLQTVADWGIKANRNPLNHGIWVGDNKLGSIGIAVRRGITFHGLALNVNPEMSHFDWINPCGLKGIKMTSMAAHTKTRPSMAEVKKGMRRHWEKIFNVSLNDISHKALINYTTAQL; encoded by the coding sequence GTGATATGCTTGTTTGCGGACCTTTCGGTGATTCCTTACGAAACCGCCCGGCAGCTTCAGATTCAACTTGTGGCGGCCAGGCATGACGGCAGGCTGAACCGGGATGTTGTACTCTTTTTAGAACATCCCCCGGTTCTGACCATGGGCCGCAGGGGTGGTTGCAAGAACCTGACCGTATCCGAGTCTTTTCTGGATGGCCTCGGCGTCAAACTCCTTCACGTTGAAAGGGGGGGCGACATCACCTATCACGGCCCGAACCAACTGATCGCTTATGCCATTATCAAGATTCAAAATACGGGCATGGGCATCGTTGATTTTGTAGAAAGCCTGGAGGAGGTGATGCTTCAAACGGTTGCGGACTGGGGAATCAAGGCGAATCGAAACCCACTAAACCACGGCATCTGGGTCGGAGATAACAAGCTCGGCAGCATCGGCATTGCCGTTCGGCGCGGTATCACGTTCCACGGCCTGGCGCTGAACGTTAATCCGGAGATGAGCCATTTTGACTGGATCAATCCCTGCGGGCTTAAGGGCATCAAAATGACCAGTATGGCCGCCCATACGAAAACACGGCCTTCCATGGCGGAAGTTAAAAAGGGAATGCGACGTCACTGGGAAAAAATTTTTAATGTGTCGCTGAATGACATTTCACACAAAGCACTGATCAATTACACGACAGCTCAACTTTAA
- the argC gene encoding N-acetyl-gamma-glutamyl-phosphate reductase, with the protein MIRVGIIGATGYAGAELVRILSGHPGVQLSLLTSRQYAGIAYEDIYPSMAGVVNIICDSNTPELICDKADVLFMALPHKIPMSFAPGFIEQGKKVIDLSADFRFRNAAAYEAAYQPHTAKALLDEAVYGLSEIYHQEIKTARLIGNPGCYPTSILLPLSPLVKEGLIDVNTIIADAKSGVSGAGREATLTTHTCEVNESFKAYKVAVHRHNPEIDEVLSGIAGTPVAVTFVPHLVPMIRGMFSTIYTNVAAGSGPKQIRDCLNDYYAWQPFVRLVPDSRLPDTRNVRGTNFCDIGFRIDARSNRLILMSAIDNLVKGAAGQAVQNMNIMEGFDQTVGLFQTPYPV; encoded by the coding sequence ATGATCCGAGTCGGGATCATCGGCGCTACCGGGTATGCGGGCGCCGAGCTGGTAAGAATTCTTTCCGGTCATCCCGGAGTGCAGTTGAGCCTGTTGACTTCGCGCCAGTATGCGGGCATTGCTTACGAGGATATTTATCCGTCAATGGCCGGTGTGGTGAACATTATCTGCGATTCGAACACGCCGGAATTGATTTGTGATAAGGCCGATGTGCTTTTTATGGCCCTTCCTCACAAGATTCCCATGTCATTTGCGCCTGGATTTATTGAACAGGGCAAAAAGGTGATCGATCTTTCAGCGGATTTTCGATTCCGAAATGCCGCGGCCTATGAAGCGGCCTATCAGCCCCACACCGCCAAAGCATTGCTGGACGAGGCGGTGTACGGGTTGTCCGAAATTTATCATCAGGAGATAAAGACCGCTCGGCTGATCGGAAATCCGGGGTGTTACCCGACCAGCATTCTGCTTCCGCTTTCGCCCCTGGTGAAAGAAGGGCTGATCGACGTTAACACCATCATTGCCGATGCCAAATCTGGGGTGAGCGGCGCGGGTCGTGAGGCGACGTTAACGACGCATACCTGTGAGGTGAATGAATCGTTTAAAGCGTATAAGGTGGCGGTGCACCGGCACAACCCGGAAATCGATGAGGTACTGAGCGGTATCGCGGGTACCCCGGTGGCGGTTACCTTTGTACCCCATCTGGTTCCCATGATTCGCGGCATGTTCTCCACGATATATACGAATGTTGCTGCCGGCTCGGGGCCAAAGCAAATTCGGGATTGCCTGAATGATTATTACGCTTGGCAGCCTTTTGTGCGCCTGGTGCCGGACAGTCGACTGCCGGATACGCGCAACGTGCGGGGAACCAATTTTTGCGACATCGGTTTTCGAATCGATGCGCGCAGCAACCGGTTGATTTTGATGTCCGCGATCGATAATCTCGTCAAGGGCGCGGCGGGCCAGGCGGTTCAGAACATGAATATCATGGAGGGGTTTGATCAGACCGTCGGCCTGTTTCAAACGCCGTACCCCGTATGA
- the secA gene encoding preprotein translocase subunit SecA: protein MLGTWLTKIFGSKNEREIRKIQPLVDEINAIEPRMKALSDDELKAQTGAFQEKLAQGATFEDILPEAFATVREASVRTLQMRHFDVQLIGGIVLHRGKIAEMKTGEGKTLVATLPAYLNALTGKGVHIITVNDYLASRDTEWMGKIHQFLGLSVGCIRHALTDKERKTAYGADITYGTNNEFGFDYLRDNMKFDRESLVQRPLHYAIVDEVDSILVDEARTPLIISGPAEKSTSLYYEVNGLIPKLKKERDYTIDEKAKSVVLTEEGVSTAEKLLNVENLYDPKQIDLLHHVNQALKAHSLFKRDVDYIVKDGEVIIVDEFTGRLMPGRRYSEGLHQALEAKEDVKIENENQTLATITFQNYFRMYEKLAGMTGTADTEAAEFKKIYNLDVAVIPTHRPMIRRDMPDVIYKTRREKFEAALEEIIEKNKKGQPVLVGTVSIDVSESFSEKLKKRGVKHTVLNAKIHEKEAEIIAMAGQKGAVTISTNMAGRGTDIVLGEGVVELGGLHIVGTERHESRRIDNQLRGRSGRQGDPGSSRFFLSLEDDLLRIFGGERITGFMERLGMEEGEPIEHTLISRAIENAQAKVEGHNFEIRKQLLEYDDVMNQQREVIYRQRREALEGKNLYPVVQELIEEKAEEIADLFAEERRLPDEWDFQGLSDAVYKQFSFRMDKPDADTLDGLNREGLAQWIAERALAVYEEKANAISPDAYRQMERIVMLQTVDNLWKDHLLSMDHLKEGIGLRGYAQQNPLLIYKKEGFEMFQDMIARIKEEALAIMFRVQLEEPRQLEAIEKPKMQPLIFSHGDGAQKKKPVKREDNKVGRNSPCPCGSGLKFKKCCGR, encoded by the coding sequence ATGCTCGGTACATGGTTAACCAAGATTTTCGGAAGCAAAAACGAACGGGAAATTCGAAAAATCCAGCCCTTAGTGGATGAAATCAATGCCATAGAGCCTCGCATGAAGGCCCTGAGCGACGATGAATTGAAAGCTCAGACCGGTGCCTTCCAAGAAAAGTTGGCTCAGGGAGCCACCTTTGAGGACATTCTTCCCGAGGCGTTTGCAACGGTTCGCGAGGCTTCTGTTCGAACCCTTCAGATGCGTCATTTCGATGTGCAGCTCATCGGCGGCATCGTGTTGCATCGCGGTAAAATCGCCGAAATGAAAACCGGTGAAGGAAAGACCCTGGTGGCCACCCTGCCGGCCTATTTGAACGCCCTGACCGGAAAAGGCGTTCACATTATTACCGTGAATGATTACCTCGCCAGCCGCGATACGGAATGGATGGGCAAGATTCACCAGTTTTTAGGGCTTTCCGTGGGCTGCATTCGTCATGCGCTGACCGATAAGGAAAGAAAAACCGCCTACGGTGCAGACATTACCTATGGCACCAACAATGAGTTCGGATTCGATTATCTGCGAGATAATATGAAGTTTGACCGGGAATCCCTGGTTCAACGGCCGCTTCATTACGCCATTGTGGACGAGGTGGACAGTATTTTGGTAGATGAAGCCAGAACGCCGCTGATTATTTCCGGTCCGGCCGAGAAATCGACCAGCCTCTATTATGAGGTCAATGGATTGATTCCCAAGCTGAAAAAAGAGCGGGATTATACGATTGATGAAAAGGCAAAGTCGGTCGTGCTGACGGAAGAGGGCGTCTCCACGGCGGAAAAATTGCTCAATGTGGAGAACCTTTATGATCCCAAACAAATCGATTTGCTGCACCATGTGAATCAGGCATTAAAGGCCCACAGTCTGTTTAAGCGGGATGTGGATTATATCGTCAAGGACGGAGAGGTGATCATTGTCGATGAGTTTACCGGGCGGCTGATGCCGGGCCGCCGGTATTCCGAAGGGCTTCATCAGGCGCTGGAAGCTAAGGAAGATGTCAAAATCGAGAACGAAAATCAGACGCTTGCCACCATAACCTTTCAAAACTACTTTCGCATGTACGAAAAACTGGCCGGAATGACCGGTACGGCCGACACGGAAGCTGCGGAATTTAAGAAAATTTATAATCTGGATGTGGCGGTCATACCGACCCATCGCCCGATGATTCGAAGAGACATGCCGGATGTGATTTACAAGACCCGACGGGAAAAGTTCGAGGCGGCGCTCGAGGAAATCATCGAGAAAAACAAAAAAGGCCAACCCGTACTCGTGGGGACGGTCTCCATCGATGTGTCTGAGAGTTTCAGTGAAAAGCTTAAAAAACGCGGGGTCAAGCACACGGTCTTAAATGCCAAGATTCATGAAAAAGAGGCCGAAATTATCGCTATGGCCGGGCAGAAAGGTGCGGTGACGATTTCCACGAACATGGCCGGCCGGGGTACCGACATCGTGCTGGGGGAAGGCGTCGTCGAATTGGGCGGCCTGCATATTGTCGGCACGGAACGTCATGAGAGCCGCCGGATTGATAACCAGTTGCGCGGCCGATCGGGCCGGCAGGGTGATCCCGGGTCTTCCCGCTTTTTTCTTTCCCTTGAAGACGACCTGCTCCGTATTTTCGGCGGGGAGCGCATTACCGGGTTTATGGAGCGATTGGGCATGGAGGAAGGTGAGCCTATCGAGCATACGCTGATCAGCCGCGCCATTGAAAATGCGCAGGCCAAGGTGGAAGGCCATAATTTTGAAATTCGAAAACAACTGCTGGAATATGACGACGTCATGAATCAGCAGCGGGAAGTGATATACCGGCAGCGCCGGGAAGCCCTGGAAGGTAAGAACCTTTATCCCGTGGTTCAGGAACTGATTGAAGAGAAAGCCGAAGAGATCGCAGACCTATTCGCCGAGGAACGACGGCTGCCGGATGAGTGGGATTTTCAGGGCCTTAGTGATGCCGTTTATAAACAGTTTTCATTTCGCATGGATAAACCGGATGCGGATACGCTGGACGGCCTGAACCGGGAGGGGCTGGCCCAGTGGATCGCAGAGCGGGCACTGGCGGTGTATGAAGAAAAAGCCAACGCGATCAGTCCGGATGCCTATCGGCAGATGGAACGAATCGTCATGTTGCAGACGGTGGACAATTTGTGGAAGGATCACCTGCTGAGCATGGATCACCTAAAGGAGGGCATCGGCCTTCGGGGCTATGCCCAACAAAATCCGCTTTTGATATACAAAAAAGAAGGTTTTGAAATGTTTCAGGATATGATCGCGAGAATCAAAGAAGAGGCGTTGGCGATCATGTTCCGGGTTCAACTGGAAGAACCCCGGCAATTGGAAGCCATCGAGAAACCCAAGATGCAACCCCTCATTTTTTCTCATGGCGATGGTGCACAAAAGAAAAAGCCGGTGAAACGGGAGGATAACAAGGTGGGCCGGAATTCGCCTTGTCCGTGTGGCAGTGGTCTAAAATTTAAAAAATGCTGCGGCCGATAA
- the lipA gene encoding lipoyl synthase: MSTSNHPFLPRKPSWLRRRLPSGADFEKINDMIQKGRLHTVCQEAKCPNIWECFSHQTATFLILGNRCTRNCRFCAVAHGPGEPVDPDEPARLATAVSEMKLKYVVVTSVTRDDLPDGGAAHFAATIRAIKRKVFDAQVEVLIPDFQGDQNALDTVLNAEPEVLNHNLETVPRLYKTARPEAVYERSLVLIQRVSTGKPNIPPKSGLMLGLGETESEILETLSDLRKAGCRFLTLGQYLQPSKNHLPVDRYVHPEEFDTWEKAAREMGFERVASGPFVRSSYHAADLYRHTKGIHAI, translated from the coding sequence TTGTCAACCTCAAACCACCCATTCCTCCCCCGAAAACCGTCGTGGCTTCGCCGTCGGCTACCCTCAGGCGCCGACTTTGAAAAAATCAATGACATGATTCAAAAAGGCCGTCTTCACACGGTCTGCCAGGAAGCCAAATGCCCCAATATATGGGAATGCTTTTCTCATCAGACCGCGACGTTTTTAATCCTTGGAAATCGATGCACGAGAAACTGCCGCTTTTGCGCGGTTGCGCACGGACCGGGGGAACCAGTCGACCCGGATGAACCCGCACGGCTCGCAACCGCCGTATCGGAGATGAAACTCAAATACGTCGTTGTCACCTCGGTCACGCGGGATGACCTGCCCGATGGCGGCGCCGCTCATTTCGCCGCAACCATACGGGCCATTAAACGGAAGGTCTTCGATGCGCAAGTTGAAGTGCTGATTCCGGACTTTCAGGGTGATCAGAATGCGCTTGATACGGTTCTCAACGCGGAACCAGAGGTATTAAATCACAATCTTGAAACCGTCCCCCGCCTGTACAAAACCGCTCGGCCGGAAGCCGTCTATGAAAGGTCCCTGGTGCTGATTCAACGGGTATCGACCGGCAAACCCAATATTCCGCCCAAGTCCGGCCTGATGCTGGGGCTCGGCGAAACGGAGAGCGAAATTCTGGAAACCTTGTCGGACCTACGAAAGGCCGGTTGCCGCTTTCTAACACTGGGTCAATATCTGCAGCCGTCCAAGAATCATCTGCCCGTGGACCGCTATGTCCATCCCGAAGAATTTGATACTTGGGAAAAAGCGGCAAGGGAAATGGGTTTTGAGCGGGTTGCCAGCGGGCCGTTTGTCCGCAGTTCATACCATGCAGCGGATTTGTACCGCCATACCAAAGGCATACACGCTATTTAA
- the folD gene encoding bifunctional methylenetetrahydrofolate dehydrogenase/methenyltetrahydrofolate cyclohydrolase FolD has protein sequence MTAKLILGTEIREQILDEITAEVAQIKEKHGVVPGLVTILVGANPASISYVTLKIQTAHRVGFKEVQDNQPADISEADLLALIDKYNKDDSINGILVQLPLPKHVDEKKVLNAIDPDKDVDGFHPVNVGRLMIGGSEVKYPPCTPAGIQEMIVRAGVETSGAEVVVVGRSNIVGKPIANMMLQKGPGANATVTVVHTRTKDMASHCKRADILIVAAGVPDLVKPEWIKPGACVIDVGVNRVGEKISEKTGKKIAILKGDVDFEAAKEIAGSITPVPGGVGPMTITMLMLNTLKSLKFKLGLM, from the coding sequence ATGACAGCAAAGCTCATTCTGGGCACGGAGATTCGAGAGCAGATCCTTGATGAAATTACGGCGGAAGTTGCGCAGATCAAGGAAAAACACGGCGTGGTGCCCGGACTGGTTACGATTCTGGTGGGCGCAAATCCCGCGTCCATTTCATACGTTACCTTGAAGATTCAAACCGCGCATCGTGTTGGTTTCAAGGAAGTTCAGGATAACCAGCCCGCGGATATTTCCGAAGCCGATCTTTTGGCGCTCATTGATAAATACAACAAGGATGATTCCATCAACGGTATTCTGGTGCAATTGCCGCTGCCCAAGCATGTGGACGAGAAAAAGGTTCTCAATGCCATTGATCCGGACAAGGATGTGGACGGTTTTCATCCGGTAAACGTGGGCCGGTTGATGATCGGTGGATCGGAAGTGAAATATCCGCCCTGTACGCCCGCCGGTATTCAGGAAATGATCGTTCGCGCTGGTGTTGAGACCAGCGGTGCGGAAGTCGTGGTTGTGGGCCGTTCCAACATCGTGGGCAAACCCATCGCCAATATGATGCTTCAAAAAGGCCCGGGTGCGAATGCCACGGTGACCGTGGTGCATACCCGCACCAAGGACATGGCCTCCCATTGCAAGCGCGCGGATATTCTCATCGTGGCAGCCGGCGTGCCGGACCTGGTCAAGCCCGAATGGATCAAACCGGGTGCTTGTGTCATTGATGTCGGTGTTAACCGGGTGGGTGAAAAGATCAGCGAAAAGACGGGAAAGAAAATCGCCATCTTGAAGGGCGATGTGGATTTTGAAGCAGCCAAGGAAATCGCCGGCTCGATCACACCGGTTCCTGGCGGCGTCGGCCCCATGACCATTACCATGCTGATGCTCAATACGTTGAAGTCGTTGAAATTCAAATTGGGATTGATGTAA
- the clpS gene encoding ATP-dependent Clp protease adapter ClpS, with protein sequence MNEHKTHTLEDIETLTRERVEEPRLYKVLLHNDDYTTMEFVVDILMNVFHKSQEDAVLIMLNVHKQGIGLCGIYTFDVAETKVDLVHSLARSNGFPLKCTMEDS encoded by the coding sequence ATGAATGAGCATAAGACACACACGCTCGAAGACATTGAAACCCTAACCCGGGAGCGTGTTGAAGAGCCGCGGTTGTATAAAGTTCTGCTTCACAATGATGATTATACGACGATGGAGTTTGTGGTTGATATTTTGATGAATGTGTTTCACAAGTCCCAAGAGGATGCGGTGCTGATAATGCTGAATGTACATAAGCAGGGAATCGGTCTTTGCGGCATTTACACATTCGACGTGGCTGAGACCAAAGTGGATTTGGTTCACAGCTTGGCTCGGTCGAACGGGTTCCCCTTAAAATGCACCATGGAGGACAGTTGA